One genomic window of Phoenix dactylifera cultivar Barhee BC4 chromosome 6, palm_55x_up_171113_PBpolish2nd_filt_p, whole genome shotgun sequence includes the following:
- the LOC103712746 gene encoding 40S ribosomal protein S3-1 isoform X7, translating to MATQISKKRKFVADGVFFAELNEVLTRELAEDGYSGVEVRVTPMRTEIIIRATRTQNVLGEKGRRIRELTSVVQKRFNFPENSVELYAEKVNNRGLWAIAQAESLRYKLLGGLAVRRACYGVLRFIMESGAKGCEVIVSGKLRAQRAKSMKFKDGYMISSGQPVNEYIDSAVRHVLLRQWF from the exons ATGGCGACTCAGATAAGCAAGAAGCGAAAA TTCGTGGCCGATGGAGTCTTCTTCGCGGAGTTGAACGAGGTGCTCACCAGAGAGCTTGCGGAGGATGGCTACTCCGGCGTCGAGGTTAGGGTTACCCCCATGAGAACCGAGATCATCATCAGGGCTACTCGGACCCAGAATGTACTCG gtgagaaggggagaaggatTAGGGAATTGACTTCAGTGGTCCAGAAAAGATTCAATTTTCCGGAGAACAGCGTCGAGCTGTATGCTGAGAAGGTTAACAATAGGGGACTCTGGGCTATTGCGCAGGCCGAGTCGCTTCGGTACAAACTCCTTGGAGGCCTCGCTGTTCGGAG GGCATGCTATGGTGTTCTGAGGTTTATCATGGAAAGTGGTGCCAAGGGATGTGAG GTGATTGTAAGTGGAAAGCTTAGGGCACAACGTGCTAAATCCATGAAGTTCAAGGATGGATACATGATTTCTTCTGGCCAGCCTGTTAATGAGTATATCGACTCAGCAGTGAGACATGTTCTTCTGAGACAG TGGTTTTAG
- the LOC103712746 gene encoding 40S ribosomal protein S3-1 isoform X6 — MATQISKKRKFVADGVFFAELNEVLTRELAEDGYSGVEVRVTPMRTEIIIRATRTQNVLGEKGRRIRELTSVVQKRFNFPENSVELYAEKVNNRGLWAIAQAESLRYKLLGGLAVRRACYGVLRFIMESGAKGCEVIVSGKLRAQRAKSMKFKDGYMISSGQPVNEYIDSAVRHVLLRQVTKCGGTRNHCHFGLHG; from the exons ATGGCGACTCAGATAAGCAAGAAGCGAAAA TTCGTGGCCGATGGAGTCTTCTTCGCGGAGTTGAACGAGGTGCTCACCAGAGAGCTTGCGGAGGATGGCTACTCCGGCGTCGAGGTTAGGGTTACCCCCATGAGAACCGAGATCATCATCAGGGCTACTCGGACCCAGAATGTACTCG gtgagaaggggagaaggatTAGGGAATTGACTTCAGTGGTCCAGAAAAGATTCAATTTTCCGGAGAACAGCGTCGAGCTGTATGCTGAGAAGGTTAACAATAGGGGACTCTGGGCTATTGCGCAGGCCGAGTCGCTTCGGTACAAACTCCTTGGAGGCCTCGCTGTTCGGAG GGCATGCTATGGTGTTCTGAGGTTTATCATGGAAAGTGGTGCCAAGGGATGTGAG GTGATTGTAAGTGGAAAGCTTAGGGCACAACGTGCTAAATCCATGAAGTTCAAGGATGGATACATGATTTCTTCTGGCCAGCCTGTTAATGAGTATATCGACTCAGCAGTGAGACATGTTCTTCTGAGACAG GTAACCAAATGTGGAGGCACAAGAAACCACTGCCACTTTGGCCTCCATGGATGA
- the LOC103712746 gene encoding 40S ribosomal protein S3-2 isoform X1, whose amino-acid sequence MATQISKKRKFVADGVFFAELNEVLTRELAEDGYSGVEVRVTPMRTEIIIRATRTQNVLGEKGRRIRELTSVVQKRFNFPENSVELYAEKVNNRGLWAIAQAESLRYKLLGGLAVRRACYGVLRFIMESGAKGCEVIVSGKLRLQRAKSMKFKDGYMISSGRPVNEYIDSAVRHVLLRQDINWTWMDPLHQRKCRIVYIGVMLFYYAFLAESVSCYIKFGENGQLDPNLFIGYLNNHFPHILSRRPYYELTSAEGA is encoded by the exons ATGGCGACTCAGATAAGCAAGAAGCGAAAA TTCGTGGCCGATGGAGTCTTCTTCGCGGAGTTGAACGAGGTGCTCACCAGAGAGCTTGCGGAGGATGGCTACTCCGGCGTCGAGGTTAGGGTTACCCCCATGAGAACCGAGATCATCATCAGGGCTACTCGGACCCAGAATGTACTCG gtgagaaggggagaaggatTAGGGAATTGACTTCAGTGGTCCAGAAAAGATTCAATTTTCCGGAGAACAGCGTCGAGCTGTATGCTGAGAAGGTTAACAATAGGGGACTCTGGGCTATTGCGCAGGCCGAGTCGCTTCGGTACAAACTCCTTGGAGGCCTCGCTGTTCGGAG GGCATGCTATGGTGTTCTGAGGTTTATCATGGAAAGTGGTGCCAAGGGATGTGAG GTGATTGTAAGTGGAAAGCTTAGGTTACAACGTGCTAAATCCATGAAGTTCAAGGATGGATACATGATTTCTTCTGGCCGGCCTGTTAATGAGTATATCGACTCAGCAGTGAGACATGTTCTTCTGAGACAG GACATTAATTGGACCTGGATGGATCCTCTTCATCAGCGAAAGTGCAGGATAGTGTATATCGGTGTTATGCTCTTCTACTATGCATTTCTAGCCGAAAGTGTTTCCTGCTACATTAAATTTGGAGAAAATGGGCAGTTGGACCCCAATCTTTTCATTGGGTATCTCAACAATCATTTTCCCCATATTCTATCTCGGCGTCCATATTATGAACTGACCAGTGCAGAAGGAGCTTGA
- the LOC103712778 gene encoding transcription initiation factor IIE subunit beta, with protein sequence MSLQESLNKFKQQQEKCQSTLTSIAARAQSSKPPHAPQPQKTAPSSSSAPSKAPTAIKFSNDTERLQHINAIRKSPVGAQIKRVIDLLLETRQALTPEEINEACYVDINANKAVFDSLKNNHKVNYDGKRFSYKSKHDLKGKEQLLSLIRKFPEGLPVVDVKDSYTSVMEDLQALKSAGQVWLLSNMDSQEDIVYPNDPKVMIKVDDDLKQLFRGIELPRDMVDIEKELQKNGMKPATNTAKRRAMAQVHGITSKPKPKKRREISRRTKLTNAHLPELFENLNVPDP encoded by the exons ATGTCGTTGCAGGAAAGCTTGAATAAATTTAAGCAACAGCAAGAGAAATGTCAGTCGACCCTCACCAGCATAGCTGCCCGAGCACAATCTTCAAAACCCCCACATGCCCCCCAACCACAGAAAACAGCACCTTCAAGTTCTTCAGCTCCTTCAAAAGCACCTACCGCAATTAAATTTTCGAATGACACAGAAAGGCTACAGCACATCAACGCAATTAGAAAGTCACCTGTTGGTGCACAAATTAAACGTGTTATTGATCTACTTTTAGAG ACAAGACAAGCCCTCACACCAGAAGAGATAAATGAAGCATGCTATGTTGACATAAATGCAAATAAGGCAGTCTTTGACAGTTTGAAGAATAATCATAAAGTGAATTATGATGGGAAGCGTTTTTCTTACAAG TCTAAACATGATCTGAAAGGAAAAGAGCAATTGCTTTCTCTGATAAGGAAGTTTCCTGAAGGCCTTCCTGTTGTGGATGTCAAGGATTCATACACATCTGTGATGGAGGACCTGCAG GCGTTGAAGTCTGCGGGTCAAGTTTGGCTTTTGTCCAACATGGACTCGCAGGAGGACATTGTATACCCCAATGACCCCAAGGTGATGATAAAGGTGGATGATGATCTGAAGCAGCTGTTTCGTGGGATCGAACTACCACGGGACATGGTTGATATTGAGAAGGAGCTGCAGAAGAATGGCATGAAGCCCGCGACCAACACAGCCAAGAGACGGGCCATGGCCCAAGTCCATGGCATCACCTCGAAGCCCAAACCTAAGAAGAGACGCGAGATTAGCCGAAGGACCAAGCTGACCAACGCCCATCTCCCTGAGCTCTTCGAGAACCTGAATGTTCCAGACCCTTGA
- the LOC103712746 gene encoding 40S ribosomal protein S3-3 isoform X4, protein MATQISKKRKFVADGVFFAELNEVLTRELAEDGYSGVEVRVTPMRTEIIIRATRTQNVLGEKGRRIRELTSVVQKRFNFPENSVELYAEKVNNRGLWAIAQAESLRYKLLGGLAVRRACYGVLRFIMESGAKGCEVIVSGKLRAQRAKSMKFKDGYMISSGQPVNEYIDSAVRHVLLRQGVLGIKVKIRLDWDPKGKQGPTTPLPDLVTIHTPKDEDEYLRPPVMMATEIDIPVA, encoded by the exons ATGGCGACTCAGATAAGCAAGAAGCGAAAA TTCGTGGCCGATGGAGTCTTCTTCGCGGAGTTGAACGAGGTGCTCACCAGAGAGCTTGCGGAGGATGGCTACTCCGGCGTCGAGGTTAGGGTTACCCCCATGAGAACCGAGATCATCATCAGGGCTACTCGGACCCAGAATGTACTCG gtgagaaggggagaaggatTAGGGAATTGACTTCAGTGGTCCAGAAAAGATTCAATTTTCCGGAGAACAGCGTCGAGCTGTATGCTGAGAAGGTTAACAATAGGGGACTCTGGGCTATTGCGCAGGCCGAGTCGCTTCGGTACAAACTCCTTGGAGGCCTCGCTGTTCGGAG GGCATGCTATGGTGTTCTGAGGTTTATCATGGAAAGTGGTGCCAAGGGATGTGAG GTGATTGTAAGTGGAAAGCTTAGGGCACAACGTGCTAAATCCATGAAGTTCAAGGATGGATACATGATTTCTTCTGGCCAGCCTGTTAATGAGTATATCGACTCAGCAGTGAGACATGTTCTTCTGAGACAG GGTGTTCTTGGGATCAAGGTCAAGATTaggctggattgggatccaAAGGGCAAGCAAGGCCCTACAACACCTCTGCCAGATTTGGTCACTATTCACACGCCAAAGGATGAGGATGAGTATTTGAGGCCACCTGTAATGATGGCCACGGAGATAGATATCCCGGTGGCTTAA
- the LOC103712746 gene encoding 40S ribosomal protein S3-1 isoform X5, giving the protein MATQISKKRKFVADGVFFAELNEVLTRELAEDGYSGVEVRVTPMRTEIIIRATRTQNVLGEKGRRIRELTSVVQKRFNFPENSVELYAEKVNNRGLWAIAQAESLRYKLLGGLAVRRACYGVLRFIMESGAKGCEVIVSGKLRAQRAKSMKFKDGYMISSGQPVNEYIDSAVRHVLLRQFSFIRVFLGSRSRLGWIGIQRASKALQHLCQIWSLFTRQRMRMSI; this is encoded by the exons ATGGCGACTCAGATAAGCAAGAAGCGAAAA TTCGTGGCCGATGGAGTCTTCTTCGCGGAGTTGAACGAGGTGCTCACCAGAGAGCTTGCGGAGGATGGCTACTCCGGCGTCGAGGTTAGGGTTACCCCCATGAGAACCGAGATCATCATCAGGGCTACTCGGACCCAGAATGTACTCG gtgagaaggggagaaggatTAGGGAATTGACTTCAGTGGTCCAGAAAAGATTCAATTTTCCGGAGAACAGCGTCGAGCTGTATGCTGAGAAGGTTAACAATAGGGGACTCTGGGCTATTGCGCAGGCCGAGTCGCTTCGGTACAAACTCCTTGGAGGCCTCGCTGTTCGGAG GGCATGCTATGGTGTTCTGAGGTTTATCATGGAAAGTGGTGCCAAGGGATGTGAG GTGATTGTAAGTGGAAAGCTTAGGGCACAACGTGCTAAATCCATGAAGTTCAAGGATGGATACATGATTTCTTCTGGCCAGCCTGTTAATGAGTATATCGACTCAGCAGTGAGACATGTTCTTCTGAGACAG TTTTCTTTTATTAGGGTGTTCTTGGGATCAAGGTCAAGATTaggctggattgggatccaAAGGGCAAGCAAGGCCCTACAACACCTCTGCCAGATTTGGTCACTATTCACACGCCAAAGGATGAGGATGAGTATTTGA
- the LOC103712746 gene encoding 40S ribosomal protein S3-2 isoform X2 has product MATQISKKRKFVADGVFFAELNEVLTRELAEDGYSGVEVRVTPMRTEIIIRATRTQNVLGEKGRRIRELTSVVQKRFNFPENSVELYAEKVNNRGLWAIAQAESLRYKLLGGLAVRRACYGVLRFIMESGAKGCEVIVSGKLRAQRAKSMKFKDGYMISSGQPVNEYIDSAVRHVLLRQDINWTWMDPLHQRKCRIVCIGVMLFYYAFLAESVFCYIKFGENGQLDPNLFIGYVNNHFSDILSRRPYYELTSAEGS; this is encoded by the exons ATGGCGACTCAGATAAGCAAGAAGCGAAAA TTCGTGGCCGATGGAGTCTTCTTCGCGGAGTTGAACGAGGTGCTCACCAGAGAGCTTGCGGAGGATGGCTACTCCGGCGTCGAGGTTAGGGTTACCCCCATGAGAACCGAGATCATCATCAGGGCTACTCGGACCCAGAATGTACTCG gtgagaaggggagaaggatTAGGGAATTGACTTCAGTGGTCCAGAAAAGATTCAATTTTCCGGAGAACAGCGTCGAGCTGTATGCTGAGAAGGTTAACAATAGGGGACTCTGGGCTATTGCGCAGGCCGAGTCGCTTCGGTACAAACTCCTTGGAGGCCTCGCTGTTCGGAG GGCATGCTATGGTGTTCTGAGGTTTATCATGGAAAGTGGTGCCAAGGGATGTGAG GTGATTGTAAGTGGAAAGCTTAGGGCACAACGTGCTAAATCCATGAAGTTCAAGGATGGATACATGATTTCTTCTGGCCAGCCTGTTAATGAGTATATCGACTCAGCAGTGAGACATGTTCTTCTGAGACAG GACATTAATTGGACCTGGATGGATCCTCTTCATCAGCGAAAGTGCAGGATAGTGTGTATCGGTGTTATGCTCTTCTACTATGCATTTCTAGCCGAAAGTGTTTTCTGCTACATTAAGTTTGGAGAAAATGGGCAGTTGGACCCCAATCTTTTCATTGGGTATGTCAACAATCATTTTTCCGATATTCTATCTCGGCGTCCATATTATGAGCTGACCAGTGCAGAAGGATCTTGA
- the LOC103712746 gene encoding 40S ribosomal protein S3-2 isoform X3: MATQISKKRKFVADGVFFAELNEVLTRELAEDGYSGVEVRVTPMRTEIIIRATRTQNVLGEKGRRIRELTSVVQKRFNFPENSVELYAEKVNNRGLWAIAQAESLRYKLLGGLAVRRACYGVLRFIMESGAKGCEVIVSGKLRAQRAKSMKFKDGYMISSGQPVNEYIDSAVRHVLLRQVELSPAGIGGVRLSQAMDWLGHGVCPGAKILYFGQRHTIIFFRVYYGVAAGMSLIPIFVHYLC, translated from the exons ATGGCGACTCAGATAAGCAAGAAGCGAAAA TTCGTGGCCGATGGAGTCTTCTTCGCGGAGTTGAACGAGGTGCTCACCAGAGAGCTTGCGGAGGATGGCTACTCCGGCGTCGAGGTTAGGGTTACCCCCATGAGAACCGAGATCATCATCAGGGCTACTCGGACCCAGAATGTACTCG gtgagaaggggagaaggatTAGGGAATTGACTTCAGTGGTCCAGAAAAGATTCAATTTTCCGGAGAACAGCGTCGAGCTGTATGCTGAGAAGGTTAACAATAGGGGACTCTGGGCTATTGCGCAGGCCGAGTCGCTTCGGTACAAACTCCTTGGAGGCCTCGCTGTTCGGAG GGCATGCTATGGTGTTCTGAGGTTTATCATGGAAAGTGGTGCCAAGGGATGTGAG GTGATTGTAAGTGGAAAGCTTAGGGCACAACGTGCTAAATCCATGAAGTTCAAGGATGGATACATGATTTCTTCTGGCCAGCCTGTTAATGAGTATATCGACTCAGCAGTGAGACATGTTCTTCTGAGACAG GTGGAGCTTTCTCCAGCGGGTATTGGAGGCGTACGGCTTTCACAGGCGATGGATTGGTTGGGTCATGGGGTGTGTCCGGGAGCCAAAATTCTCTATTTTGGTCAACGGCACACCATCATCTTTTTTCGAGTCTACTATGGGGTTGCGGCAGGGATGTCCCTTATCCCCATATTTGTTCATTATCTGTGCTGA
- the LOC103712741 gene encoding probable small nuclear ribonucleoprotein G, giving the protein MSRSGQPPDLKKYMDKKLQIKLNANRVIVGTLRGFDQFMNLVIDNTVEVNGSEKNDIGMVVIRGNSVVMIEALEPVSKT; this is encoded by the exons ATGAGTAGATCTGGCCAGCCTCCGGATCTCAAGAA GTATATGGACAAGAAGCTTCAGA TCAAGCTGAATGCAAACCGGGTTATTGTTGGCACTCTCCGTGGATTTGACCAATTCATGAATCTGGTGATTGACAATACTGTGGAGGTTAATGGCAGTGAGAAGAATGATATTGGGATGGTG GTTATCAGGGGGAATAGTGTGGTTATGATTGAAGCATTGGAGCCAGTCAGCAAAACATAA